The Nocardia sp. XZ_19_385 genome window below encodes:
- a CDS encoding cutinase family protein, with product MTTHQNRRVRPALSALMLGAATTFATTMTAGPSQAVPIGPGCPGLYVLGIQGTGQSSPTADPLADTGVVGALLGPVVAAVPGLVQRSYLGYGAGFGGIVPGGGPDPYVASVTDARVQLDAAARQITEQCPNTLLAGVAYSQGAHAMSAFARDVGSGNGPVGPEKIAAIALYSNPTRSPDSPIFPGRPGQTVPDPAPGTAGGVVSGVQLVNAPAAGSGLDSSAAGYGELEGRVADICVDGDLACSAPSQASVLRIGAQLFAQANLNDPISALASVNGLFHAALGEAWATVISSDFTVGGGNVDYTPSQSLLTRMIEAADPRIPAPTPQDADLARARWGEITAIVAANPVALVPKLAGQLGAAWGQLVADNASLSDPGVWLHFANTVAAHNGYALSGQLGSGIAWLTALAHDIGPRP from the coding sequence ATGACCACCCATCAGAATCGGCGTGTTCGACCTGCGCTCTCCGCGCTGATGCTCGGTGCGGCAACAACTTTCGCTACCACCATGACGGCCGGTCCATCGCAGGCGGTCCCGATCGGGCCGGGCTGCCCGGGATTGTATGTTCTCGGGATCCAGGGCACTGGCCAGTCCTCGCCGACTGCTGATCCGCTCGCCGATACCGGCGTGGTAGGGGCTCTGCTCGGGCCTGTCGTGGCCGCGGTGCCGGGGTTGGTGCAGCGCAGCTACCTTGGATACGGCGCCGGCTTCGGCGGCATCGTGCCCGGCGGCGGACCCGACCCGTATGTCGCCTCGGTAACCGATGCGCGTGTTCAGCTCGACGCTGCTGCCCGCCAGATCACCGAGCAATGCCCCAACACTCTGCTCGCTGGTGTTGCGTATTCCCAAGGGGCGCACGCGATGTCGGCGTTCGCGCGGGACGTGGGCTCGGGTAACGGGCCCGTGGGCCCGGAGAAGATCGCCGCGATCGCGCTCTACTCCAACCCCACTCGATCCCCAGACAGCCCGATCTTCCCTGGCCGGCCTGGCCAGACCGTTCCTGATCCGGCTCCGGGCACCGCCGGTGGAGTTGTCTCCGGTGTGCAACTCGTCAACGCGCCCGCCGCGGGGAGCGGGCTCGATAGCAGCGCAGCCGGTTACGGAGAACTCGAGGGTCGCGTCGCCGATATCTGCGTCGACGGCGACCTGGCGTGCTCCGCACCTAGTCAGGCCAGCGTGCTGCGGATCGGCGCCCAGCTGTTCGCCCAAGCCAACCTCAACGACCCGATCAGCGCTCTGGCCTCGGTCAACGGTCTTTTCCACGCAGCCCTTGGCGAAGCCTGGGCGACGGTCATCAGCAGCGACTTCACTGTCGGCGGCGGCAACGTCGACTACACACCGAGCCAGAGCTTGTTGACGCGGATGATCGAGGCCGCCGACCCGCGCATTCCCGCCCCGACCCCGCAGGACGCAGACCTCGCACGGGCTCGGTGGGGTGAAATCACCGCCATTGTCGCGGCGAACCCGGTCGCGCTGGTGCCGAAGCTGGCCGGGCAGCTCGGTGCGGCATGGGGGCAGCTGGTCGCCGACAACGCATCCCTATCCGACCCAGGCGTGTGGCTGCACTTCGCCAACACCGTTGCCGCGCACAACGGCTACGCACTCAGCGGCCAACTCGGCTCCGGCATCGCCTGGCTCACTGCCTTGGCCCACGACATCGGACCCCGGCCATGA
- a CDS encoding lipase family protein, producing the protein MTEPRLADDEFYTAPEITGHQPGALLKMRKAVLPQLDSVQAWQILYVATDNFGEKLPASGSVIVPDSNAAAGAGPLVAYVPSFHGMGGRCAPSQLLQGGAEREIDHIAMALDRGWTVAIPDGRGLGVHDVGPHTFLAGFSGGAAVLDIVRAAQTIPDLDCLDAPIGVWGYADGGRYAVWAAEMAPDYAPELDLRGVTAGAVIADPGELAERYDLGPYPGLGWAATLGLARANSHLPMLHMVNPIGQTVLSFVQNSTATQVLARFGRPISQYCDRADPWSDPVWRYALDRERSGQRNPRCPLHLYHGTDDIFVPIETAEHLRDTYRAAGVEVSWRDYQCGHYETATEGASEAVTRLSAYLQHQPDRPDKAGPTTFPSEAAP; encoded by the coding sequence ATGACCGAACCGCGACTCGCCGACGACGAGTTCTACACCGCACCCGAGATCACCGGCCACCAGCCCGGAGCTCTACTCAAGATGCGTAAAGCCGTTCTGCCCCAACTCGACTCAGTCCAGGCGTGGCAGATCCTCTACGTCGCCACCGACAACTTCGGCGAAAAACTCCCCGCCTCGGGAAGCGTCATCGTCCCTGACTCCAACGCGGCCGCCGGAGCCGGGCCGCTAGTCGCCTATGTGCCCAGTTTCCACGGGATGGGCGGGCGGTGCGCGCCCTCGCAGCTGCTCCAGGGCGGCGCTGAGCGCGAAATCGATCACATCGCAATGGCGTTGGATCGTGGATGGACCGTGGCCATCCCCGACGGTCGGGGCCTTGGCGTCCACGATGTCGGTCCGCACACCTTCTTGGCCGGGTTCTCCGGCGGAGCAGCGGTGCTGGACATCGTGCGGGCCGCGCAAACGATCCCAGATCTGGACTGCCTCGACGCCCCGATCGGAGTCTGGGGTTACGCCGATGGCGGCCGGTACGCAGTCTGGGCCGCAGAGATGGCACCGGACTACGCCCCGGAGCTGGATCTGCGCGGTGTCACCGCTGGCGCGGTGATCGCCGATCCCGGCGAGCTGGCCGAACGATACGACCTCGGCCCCTATCCCGGCCTCGGATGGGCAGCGACGCTCGGGCTGGCCCGCGCCAACTCCCATTTGCCCATGCTGCACATGGTCAACCCGATCGGCCAGACCGTGCTGTCTTTCGTCCAGAACAGCACTGCCACACAGGTTCTGGCCAGGTTCGGGCGGCCGATCTCGCAGTATTGCGACCGAGCCGACCCGTGGTCCGACCCGGTCTGGCGCTACGCACTCGACCGTGAACGATCTGGCCAACGCAATCCCCGCTGCCCGCTGCACCTCTACCACGGCACCGACGACATCTTCGTGCCGATCGAGACCGCCGAGCATTTGCGCGATACCTACCGCGCAGCAGGCGTCGAGGTCAGCTGGCGCGACTACCAGTGCGGTCACTACGAAACCGCGACCGAAGGGGCGAGCGAAGCGGTGACCCGCTTGTCGGCCTACCTGCAGCACCAGCCCGACCGCCCAGACAAAGCCGGCCCCACCACGTTTCCGAGTGAGGCAGCCCCCTGA
- a CDS encoding cutinase family protein, with translation MNCNHSWWIARRVTGFTTRATGVLSGVVAITVIVGGAAAAQPRTIDAPIEGICPALYALGVQGPDESSTGIDVTTDSGALGQVFGPLLAVAQGLVQRAYIPYGLGENGAQEPYEQAIETAAGRLEAAAAEVVRRCPNTKVAVAGYTQGAPAVARFAQRVGAGKAVVGADHIAAIALLANPSRAAGAPVIIGRAGASSPDAVPGTRGAEISKIAFSTSAEAGRGVDRIDTTATGYGALTGRVADLCVAGDLTCATPTEGPIATAITNIAAQSDLGDPVTAITTIAESLAATVYKTAVGVVNEDLHGQSLDELSYDPAKSLSQRVAEASDPKTPLPGIDATLAAVLRVGTIAVNAITTVAKKVITPATIAELATVGLANPLAALASLGTKVAGAVVELIPPRTANRWIEDAFEAITTNISDNTELYTLSSATQYSSASGRHGSYSSAPATPAGESAFTGVADWFTAAARDLAATVSVSRTPAPSSPAAAPTSPSPPAPTTTPPPASAPPLPSSSVPIPSSVPARGSAAP, from the coding sequence ATGAATTGCAACCACTCCTGGTGGATCGCGCGCCGCGTCACCGGATTCACAACGCGGGCGACCGGCGTGCTGTCGGGCGTGGTGGCGATCACGGTGATCGTTGGCGGGGCAGCTGCAGCGCAACCGCGCACCATCGACGCCCCGATCGAGGGCATCTGCCCGGCGCTATATGCCCTCGGCGTACAGGGACCGGACGAGAGCTCTACTGGCATCGACGTAACGACCGACAGCGGCGCGCTCGGCCAAGTTTTCGGACCCCTGCTCGCCGTTGCGCAAGGACTGGTGCAGCGGGCCTATATCCCGTACGGGCTTGGCGAGAACGGCGCACAGGAGCCCTACGAACAAGCCATCGAGACTGCGGCCGGACGGCTGGAAGCCGCCGCCGCTGAGGTCGTGCGCCGCTGTCCAAACACCAAGGTTGCGGTCGCCGGCTACACCCAAGGCGCACCCGCCGTAGCGAGGTTCGCCCAACGGGTCGGTGCAGGCAAGGCTGTCGTTGGCGCTGACCACATCGCGGCAATCGCTCTGCTGGCCAACCCATCCCGTGCTGCGGGCGCTCCCGTGATCATCGGGCGCGCGGGCGCCAGCAGCCCCGATGCGGTCCCGGGCACCCGCGGCGCCGAGATTTCGAAGATCGCCTTCAGCACCTCAGCCGAGGCTGGTAGGGGAGTAGACCGAATTGATACAACGGCAACCGGTTATGGAGCACTGACCGGCCGGGTCGCCGATCTCTGTGTCGCGGGCGACCTCACGTGCGCCACGCCGACCGAAGGCCCGATCGCGACCGCGATCACCAACATCGCCGCGCAATCCGACCTAGGGGACCCGGTCACTGCGATCACCACGATTGCGGAGTCCCTGGCGGCGACGGTCTACAAGACCGCCGTCGGAGTGGTCAACGAAGATCTGCACGGCCAGAGCCTCGACGAGCTGTCCTACGATCCCGCGAAGTCGCTGAGCCAGCGGGTTGCTGAAGCCTCGGATCCGAAAACGCCGTTACCCGGCATCGACGCGACACTCGCCGCAGTCCTGCGCGTGGGCACCATCGCCGTCAACGCGATCACAACCGTCGCGAAGAAGGTCATCACCCCGGCCACGATCGCCGAGCTCGCGACGGTCGGACTGGCGAACCCTTTGGCCGCGCTGGCCTCGCTGGGAACCAAAGTCGCGGGCGCGGTGGTCGAGCTGATCCCGCCGCGCACCGCCAACCGGTGGATCGAGGACGCCTTCGAAGCGATCACCACCAACATCAGCGACAACACCGAGCTGTACACCCTCTCCAGCGCTACCCAGTACAGCAGCGCCTCGGGGCGTCACGGTTCCTACAGCAGCGCACCCGCTACCCCGGCCGGGGAGTCCGCGTTCACAGGCGTGGCCGATTGGTTCACCGCCGCAGCCCGCGACCTTGCTGCCACGGTCTCCGTCAGCCGCACTCCAGCACCATCGAGCCCGGCCGCAGCCCCCACAAGCCCGTCACCGCCAGCCCCGACGACGACGCCACCGCCAGCCTCAGCGCCGCCGTTACCGTCCTCGTCGGTCCCGATTCCGAGTTCCGTTCCCGCCCGCGGCTCAGCCGCCCCCTGA
- a CDS encoding alpha/beta fold hydrolase: MSLDTHPFAIAASDGVRLSATRIGRPDAPATIAYLHGPLADSTFWTPLTGRLHQRLGNGITQLVYDQRGHGHSQWPSKHEHTTLRRLAEDLDAVLTHASGAVVLVVHSASSLIVHTYAQQHPDHAADLAGLVFFNAATHFRFHDMAMVPSQCQPTLSRLRRRRRGRLDPLAAAGHAMLERRLRALDRQGKLAHSFVTGARRGDPRVLADWLQQCNEFTLTPEVAVGMRSTPSFVLSGELDRIVAAGESARLANAIWADYEMIPRATHSLPHTYPDFAEDAVLRALEVAYRDHQSFPAFEGADS, from the coding sequence ATGTCGCTCGATACCCACCCTTTCGCCATCGCCGCCTCCGACGGTGTGCGACTCTCGGCAACCAGGATCGGCCGCCCCGACGCCCCGGCCACCATCGCTTACCTGCACGGACCGCTAGCCGATTCGACGTTCTGGACCCCGCTTACCGGTCGACTGCACCAGCGCTTGGGCAACGGCATCACCCAGCTCGTCTATGACCAGCGCGGACACGGCCATTCGCAGTGGCCGTCGAAACATGAACACACCACGCTGCGCCGTCTCGCCGAGGACCTCGACGCCGTGCTGACCCACGCGAGCGGCGCGGTTGTACTGGTCGTGCACTCCGCGTCCAGTCTCATCGTGCACACCTACGCCCAACAGCACCCCGACCACGCCGCCGACCTGGCCGGACTCGTGTTCTTCAACGCGGCCACGCACTTCAGGTTCCACGACATGGCGATGGTGCCCTCGCAGTGCCAGCCGACACTGTCACGGTTGCGCCGCCGGCGCCGCGGGCGTCTGGACCCGCTCGCCGCCGCAGGCCACGCGATGCTCGAGCGCCGCCTGCGCGCTCTGGACCGGCAAGGAAAACTCGCGCACTCTTTCGTCACCGGCGCTCGACGCGGTGATCCCCGCGTCCTGGCCGACTGGTTGCAGCAGTGCAACGAATTCACGCTGACCCCGGAGGTCGCGGTCGGGATGCGCTCGACACCGTCGTTCGTCCTCAGTGGCGAACTCGATCGCATCGTTGCTGCCGGCGAGTCCGCCCGGCTAGCGAATGCGATCTGGGCCGACTACGAAATGATCCCCCGCGCAACGCATTCGCTGCCCCACACCTACCCCGACTTCGCCGAGGACGCGGTCCTGCGCGCCCTTGAGGTCGCCTATCGCGACCACCAGTCCTTCCCCGCTTTCGAAGGTGCGGACTCGTGA
- a CDS encoding SCO6880 family protein yields MTTSRMYGRWERPRSAGFFGLTWGASMLGLALTVAMMLAFMLTRSPAVVGVLLLASTVVFVPLVITVRGRTGWEIAVLRAQFALARHRGELSYRAGRFSRIPGASRLPGLLADSQLSEYETAGGRRFAMIHIRRPDHYSVIVRVIPRGKELVDQAQIDSWVEGYGAFLAAQSRGGEVIAVTAVLESVVETRLKQRREVARLVRPGAPDFAAAVMREATTDSGGGGARIEARITLTYRAIGKGRIRRDPEEQAREIGQRLQGVLSQLARAGLPATPLQAWEVIGLVRSRYDLAAQRDVEAAGAALTDTQTWDKSGPLAHEDRWDHYLHDGARSITWEMDGAPRGAVTETGLEELLRPRADVPRKRVAIVYRLHSAAEATKLVDSDFRDALAAEQTERGIASASASLRVGNTNAARQEHAQGAGLTRFGVLITVTDTQDADMPGIEASVQGMSAAARLDVRRCYGSQAASFAASLGVGLILPEHASISKRVSM; encoded by the coding sequence ATGACCACCTCACGGATGTACGGGCGCTGGGAAAGGCCTCGCAGCGCGGGATTCTTCGGATTGACTTGGGGTGCGTCGATGCTGGGCCTCGCACTGACCGTGGCGATGATGCTGGCGTTTATGCTCACCCGCTCACCGGCGGTGGTGGGGGTGTTGTTGCTGGCCAGCACGGTCGTGTTCGTGCCGTTGGTGATCACAGTCCGTGGCCGTACTGGCTGGGAAATCGCGGTACTGCGCGCGCAGTTCGCGCTGGCTCGCCACCGCGGCGAGCTGAGCTACCGCGCGGGCCGTTTCTCCCGTATCCCGGGGGCCTCGCGGCTGCCGGGATTGCTGGCCGATTCGCAGCTGAGCGAGTATGAGACCGCAGGCGGGCGGCGCTTTGCGATGATCCACATCCGGCGCCCCGATCACTACAGCGTGATCGTGCGGGTGATCCCACGCGGCAAGGAACTGGTCGATCAGGCCCAGATCGATTCCTGGGTCGAAGGCTACGGAGCCTTCCTAGCCGCTCAGAGCCGTGGCGGTGAGGTCATCGCGGTCACCGCAGTGCTGGAGAGCGTCGTGGAGACCCGGCTCAAACAGCGCCGCGAGGTAGCGCGCCTCGTGCGCCCGGGCGCCCCGGATTTCGCGGCCGCGGTGATGCGCGAGGCCACCACCGACAGCGGTGGCGGCGGCGCCCGCATCGAAGCCCGAATCACCCTGACCTACCGGGCAATCGGCAAAGGCAGGATCCGCCGCGATCCCGAAGAGCAGGCCCGTGAGATCGGCCAGCGCTTGCAAGGGGTCCTGTCGCAACTGGCTCGCGCCGGTTTGCCCGCGACACCGTTGCAGGCGTGGGAGGTGATCGGGCTGGTGCGTAGCCGCTACGACCTGGCCGCCCAACGTGATGTTGAGGCCGCCGGCGCAGCCCTGACCGATACCCAAACGTGGGACAAATCTGGACCTCTCGCCCATGAGGACCGCTGGGACCACTACCTGCACGACGGCGCACGCTCGATCACCTGGGAAATGGACGGCGCACCCCGCGGCGCGGTCACCGAAACCGGCCTCGAGGAGCTACTGCGCCCCCGCGCGGACGTCCCCCGCAAGAGGGTCGCCATCGTGTATCGCCTGCACTCGGCGGCCGAGGCCACCAAACTCGTCGACTCCGACTTCCGCGATGCCCTCGCGGCGGAACAAACCGAACGCGGAATCGCCTCTGCCTCTGCGTCATTGAGGGTCGGCAACACCAACGCCGCCCGCCAGGAACACGCCCAAGGTGCTGGGTTGACGCGGTTCGGTGTCTTGATCACCGTGACCGACACCCAGGACGCGGATATGCCCGGTATCGAAGCATCTGTACAGGGGATGTCGGCGGCGGCGCGGTTGGATGTGCGCCGCTGCTACGGCTCCCAGGCCGCGAGCTTTGCTGCCTCGCTGGGGGTCGGGTTGATCTTGCCCGAGCACGCCTCGATTTCCAAGCGGGTCTCGATGTGA
- a CDS encoding C40 family peptidase — MDSPKTLVAGALMLPMSLILMLLVFVGADLATSCAAALSGPAGSEGSESSGASVAGLNERQLQLARNGVAIGKQRGMPETVILAELVAQATESTFRNLANSSVPESLSYAHDGVGHDHDSVGPHQMRVSVWGSVGIAGLMDPLYQINWFYDQSTKIVGAEQMTPPQLAQAVERSAPNAYAGQMDLARKVYAMFADTAPATMSPPQPGQLAAGCGPTGSGAPTTPAGPFGQAVIDAAMHWLRRGTPYVWGGGDQTGPTMGGFDCSGLTLYAIFQASGGRILLPHYTQSQQDHSSAVAVPFAERAPGDLIFFTIPGKTDSHHVGIYYGRDGQGQDLLLHAPQTGQNVTITPLSAWEGEQMAVRRYSQPQPGATAGGVQPPADV; from the coding sequence ATGGACTCCCCGAAGACCCTCGTGGCCGGCGCGTTGATGCTACCGATGTCGCTGATCCTGATGCTGCTGGTCTTCGTCGGCGCGGATCTCGCCACCTCCTGTGCGGCGGCCCTGTCCGGCCCTGCTGGGTCAGAAGGGTCGGAGTCCAGCGGTGCGAGTGTGGCCGGGTTGAACGAGCGTCAGCTGCAGCTTGCGCGCAACGGCGTCGCGATCGGCAAGCAGCGAGGAATGCCGGAGACGGTGATCTTGGCCGAACTGGTCGCCCAAGCCACAGAATCGACGTTCCGGAACCTCGCGAACTCCTCTGTGCCGGAATCGCTTTCCTACGCCCACGACGGGGTGGGACACGATCACGACTCGGTCGGTCCGCACCAGATGCGCGTCAGTGTCTGGGGCTCGGTGGGCATCGCGGGGTTGATGGACCCGCTTTATCAGATCAACTGGTTCTACGACCAATCCACCAAAATCGTTGGGGCGGAACAAATGACACCGCCGCAGCTGGCGCAGGCGGTCGAACGATCGGCGCCCAATGCCTACGCCGGCCAGATGGATTTGGCCCGGAAGGTGTATGCGATGTTCGCCGACACCGCCCCGGCGACGATGAGCCCACCCCAACCAGGGCAACTCGCTGCCGGATGCGGTCCCACCGGCTCGGGCGCCCCGACAACCCCTGCGGGCCCGTTCGGACAAGCCGTGATCGATGCGGCGATGCACTGGCTGCGCCGCGGCACTCCATATGTGTGGGGCGGGGGAGATCAAACCGGGCCCACCATGGGCGGTTTCGACTGCTCCGGGCTGACGCTTTACGCGATCTTCCAGGCCTCCGGTGGGCGAATCTTGCTGCCGCACTACACCCAGTCCCAGCAAGACCATTCGAGTGCGGTGGCGGTGCCATTCGCCGAGCGCGCCCCGGGAGATCTGATCTTTTTCACTATCCCAGGCAAGACCGATTCCCATCATGTCGGGATCTACTACGGCCGCGACGGCCAAGGCCAGGATTTGCTGCTGCATGCCCCGCAAACCGGACAGAACGTCACCATCACGCCCCTCTCGGCTTGGGAGGGCGAGCAGATGGCGGTTCGGCGCTACTCCCAGCCGCAGCCAGGTGCCACCGCGGGTGGTGTGCAGCCGCCCGCCGACGTCTGA
- a CDS encoding type IV secretory system conjugative DNA transfer family protein, whose amino-acid sequence MTATRESRRRRVGGLGPEFSALLIFLGAVGFALMAWAALSIGRWWAGLPVTAHPFLALLEVATGQQNWPWQSNLVAVVLCAPLGALVWAGRRLARGRRRIDAAAHTMQRPSELEVGRAVDNAAAALRLLKDAPPEVQAATGPPLGRTVLGGTWLYLPAELGVFIAAGQRSGKTVAWAIPAVLSGWGPVLATSNKPDLYRHTAGARAEQGSRVWMCDLQAVTGRIEIGFWVDLLAQVQHLPAARKIAGFFIGQEAENARQDAYFDGGARELLALYMFAAAAAGGDLTHATEWLGRDQDPTPALILRHADQPRAAARILEAQALYARQRDGLFDMARRHLNVLTHKGYAQLVTPPRRRTILASEARDGSIVIDTTDGPITHTLPQFDPRRFVESNDTLYALSMAGADSATPLTSALVGQIVEAALEVARARPDGRLKIPLLAVLDEAANTARIADLPEYYTYCGGCGILLMTIVQVLEQGENLWGAKGLSIMRAQSIEIYGGNIAELDYLEHWSRTVGQHEVADRTRGIQPGGPSRSMIWRAEAILDVAELSAMPKDRALVRIPGYGPMLLRKVPWFDNPDFAPAVKRSLAQFENHTPPATLTVTDTGSGGTGQQGRQP is encoded by the coding sequence ATGACCGCCACCCGGGAATCGCGGCGCCGCCGGGTCGGCGGACTCGGCCCCGAATTCAGCGCGCTGCTGATATTCCTCGGCGCGGTCGGCTTCGCACTGATGGCATGGGCGGCGTTGAGTATCGGGCGCTGGTGGGCCGGACTTCCCGTCACCGCGCACCCGTTCTTGGCGTTACTGGAAGTCGCTACAGGACAACAGAACTGGCCGTGGCAGTCCAATCTTGTCGCCGTCGTGCTGTGCGCGCCACTGGGGGCGCTGGTGTGGGCTGGCCGTCGACTGGCGCGGGGGAGACGGCGTATCGATGCCGCCGCGCACACCATGCAGCGCCCCAGCGAACTCGAGGTCGGACGCGCGGTCGACAACGCCGCCGCCGCACTACGGCTGCTCAAAGACGCACCCCCCGAGGTTCAGGCCGCGACGGGGCCGCCGCTGGGCCGCACCGTGCTCGGTGGGACATGGCTGTATCTGCCCGCGGAGCTGGGGGTATTCATCGCCGCCGGACAGCGCTCGGGCAAGACAGTGGCCTGGGCGATCCCGGCGGTGCTCTCCGGTTGGGGGCCGGTCCTGGCCACCAGCAACAAGCCTGACCTCTATCGTCACACCGCCGGAGCCCGCGCCGAGCAGGGCAGTCGCGTGTGGATGTGTGATCTGCAAGCGGTCACCGGCCGGATCGAGATCGGGTTCTGGGTCGACCTGCTCGCGCAGGTGCAGCACCTGCCCGCCGCCCGCAAAATCGCAGGCTTCTTCATCGGCCAAGAAGCCGAAAATGCCCGCCAGGACGCCTATTTCGACGGCGGCGCGAGAGAGCTACTGGCGCTGTACATGTTCGCCGCCGCCGCGGCGGGCGGTGATCTAACGCACGCCACCGAATGGCTCGGCCGCGACCAAGACCCCACCCCGGCGCTGATCCTGCGCCACGCGGACCAGCCCCGCGCCGCAGCGCGAATTCTGGAAGCCCAAGCCCTCTATGCCCGCCAGCGTGACGGCTTGTTCGACATGGCACGCCGGCATCTCAACGTGCTGACCCACAAGGGCTACGCCCAACTGGTCACCCCACCACGGCGGCGCACGATCCTGGCCAGCGAAGCCCGCGACGGCTCCATCGTCATCGACACCACCGACGGCCCGATCACCCACACGCTGCCGCAGTTCGATCCGCGCCGCTTCGTCGAAAGCAACGACACCCTCTACGCACTGTCGATGGCTGGAGCCGATTCGGCCACCCCGCTGACCTCAGCCCTGGTCGGCCAGATCGTGGAAGCCGCCCTGGAGGTTGCACGCGCGCGCCCGGACGGACGACTGAAGATCCCGCTGCTCGCGGTGCTCGACGAGGCCGCCAACACCGCGCGGATCGCCGACTTGCCGGAGTACTACACCTACTGCGGTGGCTGTGGCATCCTGCTGATGACGATCGTGCAGGTGCTCGAGCAGGGCGAAAACCTCTGGGGTGCCAAGGGTTTGTCGATCATGCGCGCTCAGTCGATCGAGATCTACGGCGGCAACATTGCCGAGCTGGACTACCTCGAGCATTGGTCACGCACCGTCGGCCAGCACGAGGTCGCCGACCGCACGCGCGGCATTCAGCCCGGCGGGCCCAGCCGCAGCATGATCTGGCGGGCCGAGGCGATTCTTGATGTCGCCGAGCTGAGCGCGATGCCCAAAGACCGCGCCCTGGTCCGGATACCCGGCTATGGCCCAATGCTGCTGCGCAAGGTGCCGTGGTTCGACAACCCGGACTTCGCGCCCGCGGTTAAACGATCGCTGGCGCAGTTCGAGAACCACACGCCGCCAGCGACTCTCACCGTCACCGATACCGGCAGCGGCGGGACTGGGCAGCAAGGGCGGCAGCCGTGA
- a CDS encoding DUF4913 domain-containing protein codes for MSGPTPTTPTPSISSPKKAPQPPKYRDFIEFTHKWLLPGVNVRLAESQRENTFTWCPQWWCHRPVAVRIAHLHSAFEASRRAKGGNALSSFLLNHHDPQLRVILDAANGPLHRCTRTQHTALASLPADPVPPGWFPPPGKPATDTTDAEKKPPPMFARWYDWVEQWLLPVTAVRITSNSREGTYSWCRQWWRHHEVCVRLAAVHAVFEAARRAEDKAAMSTLFVRHIDPHLRSILDAANGPLHRCSPTQHIDLAGLVGAPVPLAWFGVPGERTPIERLGFGPDFRALGSALGGDRS; via the coding sequence GTGAGCGGCCCTACTCCCACCACGCCTACACCTTCCATCAGCAGCCCGAAGAAGGCTCCACAGCCGCCGAAGTATCGGGACTTCATCGAGTTCACGCACAAGTGGCTGTTGCCCGGGGTCAACGTGCGGTTGGCCGAATCCCAGCGGGAGAACACCTTCACCTGGTGTCCGCAGTGGTGGTGCCATCGCCCGGTCGCGGTGCGTATCGCGCACCTGCACAGTGCTTTCGAGGCCTCGCGGCGCGCCAAAGGCGGCAACGCGCTGAGTTCGTTCCTGCTCAACCACCACGACCCACAGCTGCGGGTCATCCTCGACGCGGCAAACGGGCCCCTGCACCGCTGCACCCGCACCCAGCACACCGCCTTGGCCTCGCTCCCCGCCGACCCGGTGCCGCCGGGCTGGTTTCCACCGCCGGGCAAACCCGCCACCGATACCACCGACGCTGAGAAGAAGCCGCCGCCGATGTTCGCGCGCTGGTACGACTGGGTCGAGCAGTGGCTGCTGCCGGTCACCGCAGTCCGGATCACCTCGAATTCGCGTGAGGGCACCTACAGCTGGTGCCGGCAGTGGTGGCGCCATCACGAGGTGTGTGTACGCCTGGCCGCGGTGCACGCGGTGTTCGAAGCCGCGCGCCGTGCCGAGGACAAGGCGGCGATGAGCACCCTGTTCGTCCGCCACATCGACCCGCACCTGCGCAGCATTCTCGATGCCGCGAACGGGCCGCTGCACCGCTGCTCACCTACCCAGCACATCGACCTCGCAGGACTGGTCGGTGCTCCGGTCCCGCTCGCGTGGTTCGGCGTGCCGGGGGAGAGGACTCCGATCGAACGTCTGGGTTTCGGACCCGACTTCCGTGCTCTCGGGTCGGCGCTGGGTGGTGACCGGTCATGA
- a CDS encoding oxygenase MpaB family protein, translating to MLPTISAALESTGRLVHSPWERASATAASAQIMTAGHAGDRMLESHRLLRLHRDISGVSPVTGLRYSAYSPQSWNWVLISVFRMQLAAYTALTGHHPDAVERQALWEHYRVKTSGLELPAGRNSQPTMKKSACITSTRSAGP from the coding sequence ATGCTGCCCACCATCAGCGCGGCATTGGAATCCACCGGACGCCTTGTCCACTCACCGTGGGAGCGAGCCTCGGCCACCGCCGCCTCCGCACAGATTATGACCGCCGGCCACGCTGGTGACCGGATGCTCGAATCGCACAGGCTGCTGCGTCTGCACCGCGACATCAGCGGCGTCAGCCCCGTCACCGGCCTCCGATACTCGGCATATTCACCTCAATCGTGGAATTGGGTCTTGATCAGCGTCTTCCGCATGCAGCTCGCCGCGTATACAGCCTTGACGGGCCACCACCCGGACGCCGTCGAGAGACAAGCTCTGTGGGAGCACTACCGCGTGAAAACATCCGGGCTCGAGCTACCGGCAGGACGAAACTCCCAGCCGACTATGAAGAAGTCTGCGTGCATTACGAGCACACGGTCCGCGGGTCCTTGA